A window of Komagataella phaffii GS115 chromosome 1, complete sequence contains these coding sequences:
- a CDS encoding Uridine kinase (Uridine monophosphokinase): MSSSQNTVVVLIGGGHKSGKSTASKRLEEELKLRTTKSFEINIKIIDFDSYLVDPEAKFLVTKEIGHWDKDQSLPSRFDFERLLEEVTEIKQKQGREAVHVLLIHGIYALYDSRLTNLADVKVFIDLDSDTRLQRWIQDVILSSDYDRELQGIYLDNLLNYYLKYARVEMSEFVSPTKASADIILPNGATTYGNSLITDGIIPLLRSSQDPLATSSYYRDSISLRTQQKDSFGIPLVSLDTDNADPQYGNMS; this comes from the exons ATGTCTTCTAGCCAGAACACTGTGGTTGTTTTGATAGGGGGAGGTCACAAATCCGGAAAG TCAACTGCTTCAAAACGTTTAGAGGAAGAGCTGAAGCTTCGAACTAcaaaatcttttgaaattaatATAAAGATTATTGACTTTGACAGCTACTTAGTTGATCCTGAAGCTAAGTTTTTGGTCACTAAAGAGATTGGACATTGGGACAAAGATCAATCTTTACCATCAAGATTTGATTTCGAAAGATTGTTAGAGGAAGTCACAGAGATCAAGCAGAAACAAGGAAGAGAAGCTGTTCACGTTCTGCTTATTCATGGAATTTATGCACTGTATGACTCAAGGTTAACGAATCTTGCAGACGTAAAAGTCTTTATTGACTTGGATTCTGATACAAGACTTCAGAGATGGATCCAGGATGtaattctttcttcagaTTACGACCGAGAATTGCAAGGTATCTATTTGGATAACCTGTTGAATTATTATTTGAAATATGCAAGGGTTGAAATGTCAGAGTTTGTATCTCCTACAAAGGCAAGTGCAGATATTATATTACCCAACGGTGCTACTACTTACGGTAACAGTTTGATCACAGATGGTATCATTCCGCTGCTTAGAAGTTCCCAAGACCCACTAGCTACCTCAAGTTACTACAGAGATAGTATCAGTCTCAGAACTCAACAGAAAGATAGCTTTGGCATACCCTTGGTTAGCCTCGACACTGATAATGCTGATCCACAATATGGAAACATGAGTTGA
- a CDS encoding Malate synthase, with protein MSNVQSFVNSSSEHMEGVTFQPVPGGSNILTPECLTLLTDLHRNFNARRKLLLQDFMSLHQERYRGVLPTFSEESLILRQDDWKNEKATDLENLLESSPANGSLEGNVVSMNNIVLPVWENSLKIQALLHQKIKEGRDMIIEPRGLNYNEKSLMIDGEPVSGALLDFAIFYFKSFPLVDKVTFYISSLSSRNEASFWRDVFEFTQHYYKTEINTILCIDSLDSLFQIEEILQQLKLFVVGLHHNRYKYMNSFISTTGEVLAQESQLTYNTPLLFYYISMLKNVSQRRQIKLFNDPLLNLKTPNYISEDDLLNGEILGGSITESALRSTIQLCMEELNLWWNKVPLDLSRVEFLRALLNQWINKKAYFNNGVQLSSGDTQKLVRQYSTGQYDVDNMMSPNLISLSLEDYVTLKTYGSTIPINIHQQKL; from the coding sequence ATGTCCAATGTTCAGTCCTTTGTGAATTCTTCTAGTGAGCATATGGAAGGAGTTACGTTTCAACCAGTCCCTGGAGGCAGCAATATTTTAACTCCCGAATGTCTGACTCTGTTAACTGATCTTCATAGAAACTTCAATGCAAGACGAAAGCTTTTGTTGCAGGATTTCATGTCCCttcatcaagaaagatatcGTGGAGTTTTGCCAACATTCTCGGAGGAATCATTGATTCTTCGACAAGATGATtggaaaaatgaaaaagcAACCGACTTGGAAAATCTATTAGAATCTTCACCGGCGAACGGTAGTTTGGAGGGAAACGTTGTGAGCATGAATAACATTGTCTTACCGGTTTGGGAGAACTCTCTCAAAATTCAAGCCTTGCTTCATCAAAAGATAAAAGAAGGACGGGATATGATTATTGAGCCAAGAGGACTGAATTataatgaaaaatctttgatgatTGACGGAGAGCCTGTGAGCGGAGCACTTCTGGATTTTGCAATTTTCtacttcaaaagtttcccaCTCGTTGATAAAGTAACGTTCTATATTTCATCTTTATCCAGCCGCAATGAAGCAAGCTTCTGGAGAGATGTCTTTGAATTCACTCAGCACTATTACAAAACCGAAATCAACACTATTCTATGTATAGACAGCCTGGATTCTCTGTTTCAAATCGAAGAGATTCTccaacaattgaaactaTTTGTGGTCGGTCTTCATCACAACAGATACAAATATATGAACAGTTTCATTTCCACAACAGGTGAAGTGTTAGCCCAAGAGTCTCAATTAACATATAACACTCCATTATTATTCTACTACATTTCCATGTTGAAAAACGTCAGTCAGCGTCGTCAAataaaacttttcaatgatcCGTTGCTAAATCTCAAAACTCCAAATTACATCAGTGAGGATGATCTGTTGAACGGTGAAATTCTGGGCGGTAGTATAACGGAGAGTGCACTAAGGTCAACCATTCAACTATGCATGGAAGAACTAAATTTATGGTGGAACAAAGTTCCACTAGATCTCTCCAGAGTTGAATTCTTAAGAGCTCTGCTGAATCAGTGGATTAACAAAAAGGCATACTTCAATAACGGGGTTCAATTATCCTCGGGGGATACACAAAAACTCGTTCGCCAATACAGTACTGGACAATATGATGTTGACAACATGATGAGCCCCAACCTTATATCCTTATCTTTGGAAGACTATGTTACTCTTAAAACTTATGGGAGTACCATTCCGATAAATATCCACCAGCAGAAATTGTAG
- a CDS encoding Membrane glycoprotein v-SNARE has protein sequence MDEVSVTVAFKPIENKLRFLKKNIQLSLHTLSSVTEGAPEEFESLRERETEQVLNSLSSFSECIELYVYNLDQEATKNLDRLIFLDVFKEHLSDLRSQLRTAILANQANQKRCFEAHRQIYCQNSYKLAEERQSKVQGQDESKSSVDDTIEDSTPIEVKILNKNQLITDSLGKSREMMQSSVMQSELNLEELDQNSRDLQTLSDRYALFNGIISGTSELMKTINKSSKKEKRDIYMALAVFCAVSAWIVWRRLLRRPVMLVFWMVLKSFNILGFVLRLFGFTSKEIEQTEKLIQETLDVAKDIVTSSSMPSKVHPKA, from the exons ATGGATGAGGTAAGTGTGACAGTAGCTTTCAAA CCTATAGAAAACAAACTTCGttttctgaagaagaatataCAGCTGAGTCTTCATACTTTGAGTTCTGTCACTGAAGGAGCACCAGAGGAGTTTGAATCTCTGCGAGAGAGGGAGACGGAAcaagttttgaactctttgtCGTCATTTTCGGAATGCATTGAATTGTACGTCTACAACTTGGACCAGGAAGCAACTAAAAACTTAGACAGGttgattttcttggatgttttcaaagagcACTTGTCAGACCTAAGATCCCAGTTAAGAACGGCCATTTTGGCTAATCAAGCGAATCAAAAGAGATGTTTTGAAGCACATAGGCAGATTTATTGTCAAAACTCCTATAAATTGGCTGAAGAGAGACAATCCAAAGTTCAAGGTCAAGATGAAAGCAAGTCTTCAGTGGATGACACCATTGAGGATTCTACACCGATAGAagtcaaaattttgaacaagaatcaattgatcaCGGACTCATTGGGGAAATCAAGAGAAATGATGCAAAGTTCAGTGATGCAATCGGAGTTGAATCTAGAAGAGTTGGATCAAAACTCCAGGGATCTACAAACGTTGTCAGATAGATATGCCTTATTCAATGGAATTATTTCAGGTACCTCTGAATTAATGAAGACCATTAATAAGTCCtccaaaaaagagaagCGGGATATATATATGGCTTTGGCAGTTTTTTGTGCTGTCTCGGCCTGGATTGTTTGGAGACGATTGCTACGAAGACCTGTCATGTTGGTGTTTTGGATGGTCTTGAAGTCGTTCAACATTCTTGGCTTTGTATTACGATTGTTTGGTTTTACCTCAAAGGAAATCGAACAAACGGAAAAACTGatccaagaaactttggatgTTGCTAAAGATATTGTAACCTCGTCGTCAA TGCCTTCAAAAGTTCACCCAAAAGCATAA
- a CDS encoding Cytosolic seryl-tRNA synthetase, class II aminoacyl-tRNA synthetase has protein sequence MLDIVQFIEERGGDPEAIRKSQKARGDSVEIVDEIISEYKDWVKIRFELDELNKQQNKVQKEIGLKFKKKEDPKELLQKKEEIVKAKEQLNLKEQEADRNLRFKVNQVGNIVHESVPISDNEDNNELVRDWAPEGTNIKEVTNIATATGAPAKLSHHEVLLRLDGYDPERGVKIVGHRGYFLRNYGVFLNQALINYGLSYLAQKGYLPLQAPVMMNKDVMAKTAQLSQFDEELYKVTDGDDEKYLIATSEQPISAYHSNEWFEKPQEQLPIRYAGFSSCFRREAGSHGKDAWGIFRVHAFEKIEQFCLTEPDKSWEEFDRMIGAAEGFYQSLGLPYRVVGIVSGELNNAAAKKYDLEAWFPFQKEFKELVSCSNCTDYQSRNLEIRCGIKSVTQKEKKYVHCLNSTLCATERALCCVLENYQTEDGLKVPEVLRKYIPGEPEFIPFVKELPKNSTSQKKK, from the coding sequence ATGCTAGATATTGTCCAATTCATTGAAGAGAGGGGTGGTGATCCGGAGGCTATCCGCAAGTCTCAGAAGGCCAGAGGAGATTCAGTCGAgattgttgatgaaattaTCTCTGAATACAAAGACTGGGTGAAGATTAGATTCGAATTGGATGAGTTGAACAAGCAACAGAACAAGGTCCAGAAGGAGATTGGAttgaagttcaaaaagaaggaggacCCCAAAGAACTACTGcagaagaaagaggagaTTGTGAAGGCAAAGGAACAACTCAACTTGAAGGAACAGGAAGCTGACAGAAACCTCCGTTTCAAAGTAAATCAAGTTGGTAATATTGTGCATGAATCTGTTCCTATTTCAGACAACGAAGACAATAACGAATTGGTCAGAGACTGGGCTCCTGAAGGAACCAATATTAAAGAAGTCACCAACATTGCTACCGCAACTGGTGCTCCTGCCAAGTTGTCACACCACGAAGTTTTGCTGCGTCTGGATGGTTATGATCCAGAGCGTGGTGTTAAAATCGTTGGTCACAGAGGTTACTTCTTACGAAACTACGGTgtctttttgaaccaaGCTTTGATCAATTATGGTCTGAGTTATTTGGCACAAAAGGGTTATCTCCCTTTGCAAGCTCCTGTTATGATGAACAAAGATGTCATGGCCAAGACAGCACAATTATCTCAATTTGACGAAGAATTATACAAGGTTACCGATGGTGACGATGAAAAGTACCTGATTGCTACATCCGAGCAACCGATCTCTGCATATCACTCTAATGAGTGGTTTGAGAAGCCACAAGAACAACTGCCAATTCGTTATGCAggtttctcttcttgtttCCGTAGGGAGGCTGGCTCTCACGGTAAGGATGCCTGGGGTATCTTCAGAGTGCATGCATTTGAGAAGATTGAACAATTCTGTCTAACTGAGCCTGACAAGTCATGGGAAGAGTTTGACCGTATGATTGGTGCCGCTGAAGGATTTTACCAATCCTTGGGTCTTCCATACAGAGTTGTTGGTATTGTCTCTGGTGAGTTGAACAATGCTGCTGCTAAGAAATATGACTTGGAAGCCTGGTTCCCATTCCAaaaagagttcaaagaattggttTCATGTTCTAATTGTACAGACTATCAATCCAGAAACTTGGAGATCAGATGTGGTATTAAGTCTGTTAcccaaaaagagaagaaatatGTTCACTGTTTGAACTCTACGTTATGTGCCACAGAAAGAGCCCTGTGTTGTGTTTTAGAGAACTATCAGACTGAGGATGGACTGAAGGTGCCTGAAGTGCTGAGAAAATACATTCCAGGAGAACCCGAATTCATTCCTTTTGTCAAAGAATTACCAAAGAACTCAACCtctcaaaagaagaaataa
- a CDS encoding Dihydroxyacid dehydratase: MNIATRAQKCSGKRFFSLSLLRNQEVKLNKFSSIITQPKSQGASQAMLYATGFTKEDMNKGQVGVGSCWWSGNPCNMHLLDLNMTCTESVKRAGLKGMQFNTIGVSDGISMGTKGMRFSLQSREIIADSFETIMLAQHYDANIGIPACDKNMPGVLMGFARHNRPSIMVYGGTIHAGKPSHVTDKVPEKIDVVSAFQSYGQFISGQITEEQREDIVAHSCPGPGSCGGMYTANTMASCAEVMGMSLPLSSSSPAISKEKQEECENVGFAIKKLMELQILPKDIMTKAAFENAITYVIATGGSTNAVLHLIAIAHTVGVELTIDDFQRISDKTPFLADFKPSGKYVMADLQKYGGTPAVTKYLLRNGLIDGDCITVTGKTVKENMENFADLPLEQDIIRPLSNPLKPTGHLQILKGSLAPGGSVAKITGKEGTFFEGKAKCYNEETDFIEALERGEIKKDEKTVVVIRYEGPRGAPGMPEMLKPSSALMGYGLGKDCALLTDGRFSGGSHGFLIGHIVPEAWSDGAKDPAHANYYVDGVAPIALVENGDVITIDSDNNTIDIRVERSELEARAKKFTLPDKRIRRGVLSKYQRLVSDASKGCVLDADYY, encoded by the coding sequence ATGAATATTGCGACTCGTGCCCAAAAATGCTCGGGAAAGCGGTTCTTCAGCTTGTCCCTGCTCAGAAATCAGGAAGTTAAACTCAATAAGTTCTCTTCTATTATCACACAACCCAAGTCTCAAGGTGCTTCTCAGGCAATGTTGTATGCCACGGGATTTACCAAGGAAGATATGAACAAAGGTCAAGTCGGTGTTGGATCATGCTGGTGGTCAGGTAACCCATGTAACATGCATTTATTAGACCTCAACATGACCTGTACAGAGTCCGTCAAGAGAGCTGGTCTGAAAGGTATGCAGTTTAACACCATCGGTGTCTCTGATGGTATTTCCATGGGAACGAAGGGAATGAGATTTTCCTTACAATCCAGAGAAATTATTGCtgactcttttgaaactattATGTTGGCTCAGCATTATGATGCCAATATTGGTATCCCAGCTTGTGATAAAAATATGCCCGGTGTTCTGATGGGTTTTGCTAGACATAACCGGCCTTCAATTATGGTTTACGGTGGTACCATCCATGCGGGTAAACCATCTCACGTCACTGACAAAGTTCCCGAAAAGATTGATGTGGTCAGTGCTTTCCAAAGTTACGGTCAATTCATCTCCGGTCAGATCACCGAGGAGCAAAGAGAGGATATTGTAGCCCATTCATGCCCAGGACCCGGATCTTGTGGTGGTATGTACACTGCCAATACAATGGCATCCTGTGCTGAGGTGATGGGTATGTCTCTTCcattgtcatcatcttctCCGGCCATATCCAAGGAAAAGCAGGAAGAATGTGAGAATGTTGGTTTTGctatcaaaaagttgatggaaTTGCAAATCCTTCCAAAGGATATCATGACCAAAGcagcttttgaaaatgcCATCACCTATGTCATTGCCACTGGTGGTTCGACTAATGCAGTTTTGCATTTAATTGCTATTGCCCACACTGTTGGGGTGGAATTGACAATCGATGACTTCCAAAGAATTTCTGACAAGACCCCATTTTTGGCTGATTTCAAGCCTTCTGGAAAGTACGTCATGGCTGATTTACAGAAATACGGAGGTACTCCAGCTGTTACCAAATACCTGCTAAGAAACGGTTTGATTGATGGAGACTGTATAACAGTCACGGGAAAAACCGTCAAGGAGAACATGGAGAACTTTGCTGACTTGCCATTAGAGCAGGATATTATCAGACCACTATCCAACCCTTTGAAGCCTACAGGTCACTTACAAATCCTGAAGGGTTCTTTGGCCCCTGGTGGATCGGTTGCCAAGATTACCGGTAAGGAAGGTACATTTTTTGAAGGTAAAGCCAAATGTTACAATGAGGAAACAGATTTCATTGAAGCTTTGGAAAGAGGTgaaatcaagaaggatgagAAGACTGTCGTCGTTATTAGATACGAGGGACCTAGAGGTGCTCCAGGTATGCCTGAGATGTTGAAGCCCTCTTCAGCTCTTATGGGTTACGGTCTAGGTAAAGACTGCGCTCTCCTTACTGATGGTAGATTTTCTGGTGGATCTCACGGATTCTTAATTGGTCACATCGTACCTGAGGCTTGGTCAGATGGAGCCAAGGACCCAGCTCACGCAAATTACTATGTCGACGGTGTTGCTCCTATTGCCCTGGTTGAGAACGGTGATGTGATTACTATTGACTCTGATAACAATACTATAGACATAAGAGTCGAGAGATCCGAACTAGAGGCCAGAGCAAAGAAATTCACTCTTCCAGACAAGAGAATTAGAAGAGGTGTTTTGTCCAAATACCAGAGATTAGTGTCAGATGCATCCAAGGGTTGTGTTCTGGACGCTGACTACTACTAA
- a CDS encoding Gamma subunit of the F1 sector of mitochondrial F1F0 ATP synthase, with product MFRLSVANIARSAGASTRNYATLREIEMRLKSIKNIEKITNTMKIVASTRLNKAQRAMATSRVYHEGDQEVFTTAETKAPEDAEKTLLVVVSSDKGLCGSIHSQIAKSARLRLKDLPNADVVTIGDKTKVQLLRTHPNNVKLSFNGIGKEAPTFYEAALIADEIKKLGDYQKIEVLYNKFVSGVSFLPSEFSVFSTDAIKASEKLSTFEVDEDAEIPATLSEYGLANSILSALADGYASEISARRNAMDNASKNAGDMINKYSILYNRTRQAVITNELVDIITGASSLD from the exons ATGTTTCGTTTAAGTGTTGCCAACATTGCCCGCTCTGCCGGTGCTTCCACAAG AAACTATGCTACTTTACGTGAAATTGAAATGCGTTTAAAGTCCATTAAGAACATTGAGAAGATCACCAACACCATGAAGATTGTGGCTTCTACCAGATTGAACAAGGCTCAGAGAGCCATGGCCACTTCCAGAGTTTACCATGAGGGAGACCAAGAAGTTTTCACCACTGCTGAGACCAAGGCTCCagaagatgctgaaaaaACATTGTTGGTTGTCGTCTCCTCCGACAAGGGTCTATGTGGTTCTATCCACTCCCAAATTGCCAAGTCTGCTAGATTGAGACTGAAGGATCTTCCAAATGCCGATGTCGTAACTATTGGTGACAAAACAAAGGTCCAATTGCTTAGAACACACCCAAATAACGTCAAGCTCTCTTTCAACGGTATTGGTAAGGAAGCCCCTACTTTCTACGAGGCAGCTTTGATTGCTGACgagatcaagaagttgGGTGACTACCAGAAGATTGAGGTCTTGTATAACAAATTCGTTTCCGGTGTTTCTTTCCTTCCATCTGAATTTTCCGTCTTCTCCACTGACGCCATTAAGGCTTCCGAGAAGCTGTctacttttgaagttgacGAAGACGCTGAAATTCCAGCAACTCTTTCCGAGTACGGATTAGCCAACTCCATTCTATCTGCCCTTGCTGACGGTTATGCTTCCGAAATTTCTGCCAGAAGAAATGCGATGGACAATGCTTCCAAGAATGCTGGTGACATGATCAACAAGTACTCCATTCTGTACAACAGAACCAGACAAGCCGTCATCACCAACGAGTTGGTCGACATTATTACCGGTGCTTCTTCATTGGATTAG
- a CDS encoding Nucleolar protein required for maturation of 18S rRNA, protein MEFDREADKHLKFKTTKGVPVVASFEEMNLKEDLLRGIYGYGFEAPSAIQSRAIMQILTGKDTIAQAQSGTGKTATFSIGMLNVVDTKKKDTQAIVLSPTRELAVQINNVIQNLGDYMNIHTYACIGGTSVGEDLKKLQKGQHIVSGTPGRVCDMIKRRNLNVRNVKMLVLDEADELMTKGFQEQIYDIYKTLPPSTQVVVVSATLTKEVLVMTNKFMNDPVKILVKRDEVSLEGIRQFYIQCEKEEWKFDTLCDLYDSLTVTQAVIFCNTKKKVDWLTEHLRKANFTVVSMHGDMKQEDRDRIMNEFRLGNSRVLISTDVWARGIDVQQVSLVINYDIPFAKENYIHRIGRSGRFGRKGMAVNLVTEEDIGELHAIEKYYSKKIEEMPANFSDLV, encoded by the coding sequence ATGGAGTTTGACAGAGAAGCAGATAAACACCTCAAATTCAAGACTACCAAAGGTGTGCCGGTGGTGGCCTCCTTTGAAGAGATGAATCTGAAGGAAGACTTGCTGCGTGGTATCTATGGGTATGGTTTTGAGGCACCATCAGCTATTCAGTCAAGAGCCATCATGCAAATCCTCACCGGTAAGGATACTATAGCACAGGCCCAATCAGGAACCGGTAAGACTGCCACATTTTCCATTGGGATGCTGAATGTTGTCGacacaaagaaaaaggataCTCAGGCCATTGTTTTATCTCCAACGAGAGAGTTAGCTGTGCAGATCAACAACGTAATACAAAATTTGGGAGACTATATGAACATCCACACTTATGCTTGTATTGGTGGTACAAGTGTGGGAGAGGATTTAAAGAAATTGCAAAAAGGTCAACACATAGTTAGTGGTACTCCAGGAAGAGTCTGTGATATGATAAAAAGGCGAAACTTGAACGTTAGGAATGTTAAAATGTTAGTCCTGGATGAGGCCGATGAGCTGATGACAAAGGGATTTCAAGAGCAGATTTATGACATTTACAAAACTCTTCCGCCTTCCACTCAGGTGGTGGTTGTTAGTGCGACTTTAACTAAAGAGGTTCTAGTAATGACGAATAAGTTCATGAATGATCCTGTCAAAATCTTGGTGAAGAGGGATGAAGTGAGTTTGGAAGGAATTAGACAATTCTACATTCAGTGTGAAAAGGAGGAATGGAAGTTTGATACACTGTGTGATCTATATGACTCTTTGACAGTGACCCAAGCAGTGATTTTCTGTAAcaccaagaagaaggtcGATTGGCTGACCGAACATTTGCGAAAGGCTAACTTCACGGTTGTATCAATGCATGGAGACATGAAACAGGAGGACAGAGACAGAATTATGAATGAATTTAGATTGGGTAATTCCAGAGTATTGATTTCCACCGATGTATGGGCTAGAGGAATCGATGTCCAGCAAGTTTCCTTAGTAATCAACTATGATATTCCTTTTGCCAAGGAAAACTATATCCATCGAATTGGTAGGTCTGGtagatttggaagaaaaggtATGGCTGTGAATCTAGTAACCGAGGAGGATATTGGAGAACTTCATgccattgaaaaatactaTTCGAAAAAAATTGAGGAGATGCCGGCAAACTTCAGTGATTTGGTTTAA
- a CDS encoding tRNA methyltransferase required for the synthesis of wybutosine: protein MTIQANEGAQVPSEKSLNRQRRKIEKDKRKKLYSDIMIQGTNDYSIVSKRSVEMLYKPVLSGSEDKPTEYFKHVVKKPQRRSPAINRGYWLRMHSIKESLRSIMNQSTSETVIIINLGAGYDVLPFELLENEKTNIFCIDVDYPDLISKKISLIRGSSELRHIINEKSESPIPKHGIMLKTDNYAAVGCDMNDLPLFEQLMTELNLGRDDVCSVFIAEVSLAYMKPNCANPIIQETSKFPNSHFLLLEQLLPAGERHPFSRTMLYHFSRLDSPLQCVQTYPTIEKQCERITSLGFNNVEARDLFHFWKDLSADIKGKIASVEAFDEWEEFVMYAQHYIVLHATNSNVQVYQDTEDEKEGTESTEFVETKLITIEGPELIQRKFAACQSFEGDIVLHGGLDITRSNTTVVIKGNCATEITHNDPLSKLMCQSLTNHNGKLHLSGGRSAPGKPTTECWSIGKLQEKLPDLLEPRSRHCAVSTENGLLLFGGCNGDAFSLLSDVNLPATWKNISSSMPNLEAAAMCYHDGLGLIAGGMLKSGTINGTVYSFYVQGDTVISKPIFQHKLLARYGSKVVHLKGPEYIFIGGVSFHQLFNQENWLVKFNIDTKTVIPLKISDDDWKNFPMLVGFNATIDETSKITCIGGGAVCFAFGSVSNPQLLTIVHSST, encoded by the coding sequence ATGACGATACAGGCGAATGAGGGAGCTCAAGTACCTTCCGAGAAGAGCCTAAACAGGCAACGGAGGAAGATCGAGAAAGACAAGCGGAAAAAGCTTTACTCCGATATCATGATCCAAGGAACTAACGATTACTCAATAGTGTCCAAAAGATCGGTGGAAATGCTGTATAAACCAGTCTTGAGTGGTAGCGAGGACAAGCCTACTGAGTACTTTAAGCATGTGGTAAAGAAACCACAAAGAAGGTCCCCAGCAATCAACAGAGGCTATTGGTTGAGAATGCACTCTATCAAAGAATCACTAAGATCTATCATGAATCAATCGACTTCTGAAACCGTTATAATAATTAATTTGGGTGCTGGTTATGACGTGTTACCTTTTGAGCTACTTGAGAATGAGAAGACGAACATTTTTTGCATAGACGTTGATTATCCAGACTTGATATCCAAGAAAATATCATTAATCAGAGGCTCTTCGGAGTTGAGACACATTATTAACGAGAAAAGTGAAAGTCCCATTCCCAAACATGGAATCATGTTGAAGACCGATAACTATGCCGCAGTAGGCTGTGACATGAATGATCTACCCTTATTTGAGCAGCTGATGACAGAACTGAACCTCGGCAGAGATGATGTTTGTAGTGTATTCATCGCCGAAGTTTCGTTGGCCTATATGAAACCAAATTGCGCAAATCCTATAATTCAAGAAACTAGTAAGTTTCCAAATTCCCACTTCTTGTTGTTAGAGCAATTGCTACCTGCTGGCGAACGACATCCGTTCAGTAGGACGATGCTTTATCATTTTAGTCGTCTGGATAGTCCTTTACAGTGTGTTCAAACCTATCCTACGATTGAAAAACAATGTGAAAGAATCACTAGTCTTGGTTTCAACAATGTTGAAGCTAGGGACctgtttcatttttggaaggattTAAGTGCTGATATCAAGGGTAAAATCGCATCCGTTGAGGCATTCGATGAATGGGAAGAATTCGTCATGTATGCACAGCATTATATTGTCCTTCATGCTACAAATTCGAACGTACAGGTTTACCAAGACACTGAGGACGAGAAGGAGGGAACTGAAAGTACAGAATTCGTTGAAACAAAGTTAATAACAATCGAAGGCCCGGAACTAATTCAAAGGAAGTTTGCAGCCtgccaaagttttgaaggagataTAGTCCTTCACGGGGGATTAGACATAACACGAAGTAATACTACCGTGGTCATTAAAGGTAACTGTGCAACTGAAATAACGCATAACGATCCACTGTCAAAATTAATGTGCCAATCATTAACCAATCATAATGGTAAACTGCATTTATCCGGTGGAAGAAGCGCTCCAGGTAAACCAACAACGGAATGTTGGTCCATTGGAAAATTACAGGAGAAACTACCTGACCTATTGGAACCACGATCTAGGCATTGCGCTGTTAGCACTGAAAATGGGTTACTACTATTTGGGGGATGCAATGGTGATGCGTTCTCGTTACTATCAGACGTTAACCTTCCTGCGACCTGGAAAAATATATCGTCTAGCATGCCTAACCTCGAAGCTGCTGCTATGTGCTATCATGATGGACTAGGACTCATTGCAGGAGGAATGCTCAAGTCGGGTACGATTAATGGTACTGTCTATTCATTCTACGTTCAAGGCGATACTGTCATATCAAAACCAATTTTCCAACATAAACTATTAGCCAGATATGGGAGCAAAGTAGTTCATCTGAAAGGACCTGAATACATTTTTATTGGGGGAGTTTCATTCCATCAATTGTTCAATCAAGAGAATTGGTTAGTCAAATTCAACATAGATACCAAGACAGTAATCCCACTGAAGATCTCAGATGACGACTGGAAAAACTTCCCCATGTTGGTGGGCTTCAACGCAACCATTGATGAAACATCCAAAATCACTTGTATCGGTGGTGGAGCAGTTTGCTTTGCCTTTGGGTCTGTCTCCAATCCTCAATTATTGACCATAGTACATTCAAGTACTTAA